The following are encoded together in the Bombus affinis isolate iyBomAffi1 chromosome 6, iyBomAffi1.2, whole genome shotgun sequence genome:
- the LOC126918065 gene encoding uncharacterized protein LOC126918065: MRTFVYRLIFCAKITDCENIVEVFDNSIKKNITQHITGLLLVYSDFVIHLIESSEDDGFRLCHEVLINNSGIMTDIKCLYVQNDANKRFFKKWYFQRMNDDALKNDELEKLEDNFENICSIYEVIILNLFKLYIELWNKWKLENYENFNEYLDLIAVNGHLNIPSRGSIKFVLQSVWGYNLTSLVKNYYSLNYASNFDDYSSVSEIIQEINYNYNK, translated from the exons ATGCGTACGTTTGTGTATAGACTTATTTTTTGTGCAAAAATTACAGATTGTGAGAATATAGTAGAAGTATTTGATAAttcaataaagaaaaatattacacAACATATTACAGGATTACTGCTTGTTTATTCTGATTTTGTGATTCATTTAATCGAATCTTCAGAAGATGATGGATTTCGACTGTGTCACGAAGTACTTATTAACAATTCCGGCATAATGACGGATATTAAATGTTTGTACGTACAAAATGATGCAAACAAAAGATTTTTTAAGAAATGGTATTTCCAGAGAATGAATGATGATGCATTAAAGAATGACGAATTAGAAAAACTTGaggataattttgaaaatatttgctCTATATATgaagtaataattttaaatttgtttaaattgtaTATTGAGTTATGGAATAAATGGAAATTAGAGAATTAT gaaaattttaatgaatatttGGATTTAATAGCTGTAAACGGTCATTTGAACATTCCATCCAGGGGGAGTATAAAATTTGTACTTCAAAGTGTCTGGGGATATAACTTAACATCACTGGTAAAGAATTATTATAGTTTAAACTATGCCTCCAATTTTGATGATTATTCGTCAGTCTCCGAAATAATAcaagaaattaattataattataacaaatAA
- the LOC126918049 gene encoding ATP-dependent RNA helicase p62-like isoform X1: protein MLRHVMGAIGSLRIRTYGASYHGGNYRTKERGSVYANNANNRNGRFENRNKNNMHGTIGGLKKPNWSFENLKPFKKDFYIPHPNVQSRHPQEIDTFRQENQITLKGEKIPNPIQHFEEGNFPDHVMQCIRKQGFSEPTAIQAQGWPIAMSGQNMVGIAQTGSGKTLGYILPAIVHISSQQPLNRGDGPIALVLAPTRELAQQIQKVTYNFGYVRSTCIFGGAPKGNQARDLEHGVEICIATPGRLIDFLERGITNLRRCTYLVLDEADRMLDMGFEPQIRKIIEQIRPDRQVLMWSATWPKEVRNLAEEYLVDYTQLNIGSLTLSANHNILQIVDVCEEHEKQAKLQDLLQEISNVSPEGGKTIIFVETKKKVESITKTIRRCGWPAVCIHGDKSQLERDFVLTEFRRNKDSILVATDVAARGLDVDDVKYVINFDYPTSSEDYIHRIGRTGRSNNSGTSYAFFTPQNSRQAKGLINVLKEAKQVINPKLMELADRTGNDLARNRWGYGNYRRRETTFPKTHKRFDNLSYFDA, encoded by the exons GACATATGGAGCTAGTTATCATGGTGGAAACTATAGAACAAAAGAAAGGGGATCTGTATATGCAAATAATGCTAATAACAGAAATGGACGATTTGAAAATCGCAACAAAAATAATATGCATGGCACCATTGGAGGCTTAAAAAAACCAAACTGGagttttgaaaatttaaagCCTTTTAAAAAAGATTTTTATATACCACATCCTAATGTTCAATCACGTCATCCACAAGAAATAGATACATTTAGACAAGAGAATCAGATTACTCTTAAGGGAGAAAAAATTCCTAATCCTATACAACATTTTGAAGAAGGAAATTTTCCTGATCATGTAATGCAATGTATTAGAAAGCAAGGATTTAGTGAACCAACTGCTATTCAAGCTCAAGGATGGCCAATTGCAATGTCTGGACAAAATATGGTTGGAATAGCACAAACTGGATCTGGGAAAACTTTAGGATACATCCTACCTGCAATTGTACATATTAGCAGTCAACAACCATTAAATCGTGGTGATGGGCCAATTGCTCTAGTTCTAGCACCAACAAGAGAATTGGCACAGCAAATTCAGAAAGTTACTTATAATTTTGGCTATGTAAGAAGCACTTGTATTTTTGGTGGTGCGCCAAAAGGAAACCAAGCTCGCGATTTAGAACACGGAGTTGAGATTTGCATTGCCACACCAGGACGACTAATTGACTTTTTGGAACGAGGTATAACTAATTTACGTAGGTGTACGTACTTGGTATTAGATGAAGCAGATAGAATGCTAGACATGGGTTTTGAACCTCAAATTCGAAAAATTATTGAACAAATTAGGCCAGATAGACAGGTATTGATGTGGTCTGCAACTTGGCCGAAAGAAGTTAGAAATCTTGCAGAGGAATATCTTGTAGACTATACACAATTGAACATTGGATCATTAACATTATCAGCTAATCACAATATTCTTCAGATTGTTGATGTCTGTGAAGAACATGAAAAACAAGCAAA ATTGCAAGATCTTCTTCAAGAGATTAGCAATGTTAGTCCAGAAGGTGGGAAGACAATAATTTTTGtagaaacaaagaaaaaggTGGAGAGTATTACTAAAACTATTCGTCGATGTGGGTGGCCAGCAGTATGTATACATGGCGACAAGTCGCAATTAGAAAGAGATTTTGTTCTTACAG AATTTAGAAGAAATAAGGATTCAATTCTTGTAGCAACAGATGTTGCTGCTCGTGGATTGG ATGTCGACGACGTAAAGTACGTGATCAACTTCGATTATCCAACTTCATCTGAAGACTACATTCATAGAATTGGTAGAACGGGCCGATCAAATAATTCAGGCACGAGTTATGCCTTCTTTACACCACAAAATAGCCGACAGGCTAAAGGTTTAATTAATGTACTTAAGGAAGCTAAACAAGTTATCAATCCAAAACTTATGGAACTTGCAGACAGAACTGGAAATGATCTTGCACGAA ATCGTTGGGGCTATGGAAATTATCGCAGAAGAGAAACTACTTTCCCTAAAACACATAAACGATTCGATAATCTAAGTTACTTTGACGCGTAG
- the LOC126918057 gene encoding bifunctional methylenetetrahydrofolate dehydrogenase/cyclohydrolase, mitochondrial isoform X1, translating to MFHWKKVLGINLHGSLRQLHTSKILQKAVIINGKEIADEIQNELKATVQDWLNDNRKRPKLVAIKVGNDPASKVYVERKMKAANFIGIENYVIHLKENNSQQDLIKEIDYLNKDENVDGIIVQLPLPKHMNEHEICQAIIPNKDVDGFHLENLGNLALNNSRFIPATALAVKELIIRSNIETFGKNAVVVGRSKHVGLPIALLLHADSKGIKHEIGALDMTTTICHRHTPHTELEKFTKLADLVVVAAGIPGLITKEMIKPGACVIDVGITRIKMDNKYKLVGDVDFENVQAIAGHITPVPGGVGPMTVVMLMKNTILAAKRNYNNSKSSVL from the exons ATGTTTCACTGGAAGAAAGTCTTAGGAATTAATTTGCATGGATCTTTGAGACAGTTGCATACTTCAAAAATTTT aCAAAAAGCTGTTATAATAAATGGTAAAGAAATAGCTGATGAGATTCAAAATGAATTAAAAGCAACTGTTCAGGATTGGTTAAATGATAATAGAAAGAGACCTAAACTCGTAGCCATAAAAGTTGGAAATGATCCAGCTAGTAAAGTATATGTTGAAAGAAAGATGAAAGCTGCGAACTTCATTG GAATTGAAAATTATGTTATtcatttaaaagaaaataattcgcAGCAAGATCTTATTAAAGAAattgattatttaaataaagatGAAAATGTGGATGGGATTATCGTGCAATTGCCATTACCAAAAcacatgaatgaacatgaaataTGTCAAGCAATTATACCAAATAAAGATGTTGATGGTTTTCATTTAGAGAATTTGGGTAATTTAGCATTAAATAACAGTAGGTTTATTCCGGCAACTGCTTTGGCTGtaaaagaattaataattaGGAGCAATATTGAAACATTTGGAAAAAATGCAGTGGTAGTGGGAAGGTCTAAACACGTTGGGTTACCAATTGCGTTACTTTTACATGCTGACAGCAAAGGTATAAAac ATGAAATAGGTGCATTAGATATGACTACAACAATATGTCATCGTCATACTCCTCATACtgaattagaaaaatttacaaaattggCAGATTTGGTAGTCGTTGCAGCTGGTATTCCTGGTTTAATTACTAAGGAAATGATAAAACCAGGAGCATGTGTAATTGATGTAGGGATTACAAGAATAAAGATGgataataaatacaaattagTAGGAGATGTAGATTTTGAAAATGTGCAGGCAATTGCTGGACATATAACTCCAGTACCAGGAGGTGTAGGCCCTATGACTGTAgtaatgttaatgaaaaataCTATTTTGGCAGCTAAAAGAAATTATAACAACTCAAAATCATCTGtactttaa
- the LOC126918057 gene encoding bifunctional methylenetetrahydrofolate dehydrogenase/cyclohydrolase, mitochondrial isoform X2, protein MFHWKKVLGINLHGSLRQLHTSKILQKAVIINGKEIADEIQNELKATVQDWLNDNRKRPKLVAIKVGNDPASKVYVERKMKAANFIGIENYVIHLKENNSQQDLIKEIDYLNKDENVDGIIVQLPLPKHMNEHEICQAIIPNKDVDGFHLENLGNLALNNSRFIPATALAVKELIIRSNIETFGKNAVVVGRSKHVGLPIALLLHADSKDEIGALDMTTTICHRHTPHTELEKFTKLADLVVVAAGIPGLITKEMIKPGACVIDVGITRIKMDNKYKLVGDVDFENVQAIAGHITPVPGGVGPMTVVMLMKNTILAAKRNYNNSKSSVL, encoded by the exons ATGTTTCACTGGAAGAAAGTCTTAGGAATTAATTTGCATGGATCTTTGAGACAGTTGCATACTTCAAAAATTTT aCAAAAAGCTGTTATAATAAATGGTAAAGAAATAGCTGATGAGATTCAAAATGAATTAAAAGCAACTGTTCAGGATTGGTTAAATGATAATAGAAAGAGACCTAAACTCGTAGCCATAAAAGTTGGAAATGATCCAGCTAGTAAAGTATATGTTGAAAGAAAGATGAAAGCTGCGAACTTCATTG GAATTGAAAATTATGTTATtcatttaaaagaaaataattcgcAGCAAGATCTTATTAAAGAAattgattatttaaataaagatGAAAATGTGGATGGGATTATCGTGCAATTGCCATTACCAAAAcacatgaatgaacatgaaataTGTCAAGCAATTATACCAAATAAAGATGTTGATGGTTTTCATTTAGAGAATTTGGGTAATTTAGCATTAAATAACAGTAGGTTTATTCCGGCAACTGCTTTGGCTGtaaaagaattaataattaGGAGCAATATTGAAACATTTGGAAAAAATGCAGTGGTAGTGGGAAGGTCTAAACACGTTGGGTTACCAATTGCGTTACTTTTACATGCTGACAGCAAAG ATGAAATAGGTGCATTAGATATGACTACAACAATATGTCATCGTCATACTCCTCATACtgaattagaaaaatttacaaaattggCAGATTTGGTAGTCGTTGCAGCTGGTATTCCTGGTTTAATTACTAAGGAAATGATAAAACCAGGAGCATGTGTAATTGATGTAGGGATTACAAGAATAAAGATGgataataaatacaaattagTAGGAGATGTAGATTTTGAAAATGTGCAGGCAATTGCTGGACATATAACTCCAGTACCAGGAGGTGTAGGCCCTATGACTGTAgtaatgttaatgaaaaataCTATTTTGGCAGCTAAAAGAAATTATAACAACTCAAAATCATCTGtactttaa
- the LOC126918055 gene encoding glyoxylate reductase/hydroxypyruvate reductase, translated as MSLSNFTFYTKSNQRSLLLIALKLLRHNDQKFVTSSPVKMSRPKVLITRPDIPAAGLNLLKEQCDVVLWEKPEPIPKSVLLSKIQNMDGVYCLLTDKIDEEVLNAAGPQLKVVASMSVGVDHLDLQALKKRNIKVGYTPGILTDATAELTVALLLATSRRLIEANRAIYKGEWKAWSPTWMCGPGLSGSTVGIVGLGRIGIQVARCLKGFNTAEILYTSRSIKQEASEFGGEKVELDMLLEKSDFVIVTTALTLDTRQMFNKNTFKKMKRSAIFINVSRGEVVDQSALIEALKNGIIRAAGLDVTTPEPIPLDSELLKLDNCVVLPHIGSAATETREEMSIITAKNIMAVLKGTPAEMPAPLQL; from the exons atgtcCTTATCTAACTTCACTTTCTACACGAAATCAAATCAAAGGTCGCTACTTTTAATTGCTCTCAAACTTTTAAGACATAACGATCAAAAATTTGTCACATCTAGTCCAGTTAAGATGAGTCGACCAAAAGTTTTGATCACCCGCCCGGACATTCCAGCTGCCGGGTTAAATTTACTTAAAGAACA gtGTGATGTTGTTCTATGGGAAAAACCTGAGCCAATTCCTAAATCTGTATTATtatcaaaaatacaaaatatggaTGGAGTTTATTGTTTATTGACAGACAAAATAGATGAAGAAGTTTTAAATGCCGCCGGACCACAATTAAAAGTTGTGGCTTCTATGTCAGTTGGTGTTGACCACTTAGATTTGCAAGCTTTGAAGAAGAGAAATATTAAAGTTGGTTATACTCCTGGTATTCTAACAGATGCAACAGCTGAATTGACTGTAGCATTATTACTAGCTACGTCTAGAAGATTAATAGAAGCAAACAGAGCCATTTACAA ggGTGAATGGAAAGCATGGTCACCAACTTGGATGTGTGGACCAGGATTATCTGGATCAACTGTTGGAATAGTAGGATTAGGTCGTATTGGTATTCAAGTAGCAAGATGTCTTAAAGGTTTTAACACTGCTGAAATATTGTATACAAGTAGGAGTATTAAGCAGGAAGCATCCGAATTTGGAGGAGAAAAAGTAGAACTTGATATGTTATTGGAAAAAAGTGATTTTGTAATTGTAACAACAGCTTTAACTCTAGATACAAGACAAATGTTTAACAAAAATACAttcaaaaaaatgaaaagatctGCTATATTTATAAATGTCAGTAGAGGAGAGGTTGTTGATCAATCTGCTTTAATAGAAGCTTTAAAAAATGGAATAATCAGAGCTGCCGGTTTAGATGTTACGACTCCTGAACCTATTCCATTAGATAGTGAACTTTTGAAGTTAGATAACTGTG TTGTATTACCTCATATTGGTAGTGCTGCTACAGAAACGCGAGAAGAAATGTCAATAATTACTGCTAAAAATATTATGGCAGTCTTGAAAGGAACTCCAGCTGAAATGCCTGCTCCACttcaattataa
- the LOC126918049 gene encoding ATP-dependent RNA helicase p62-like isoform X2: MTYGASYHGGNYRTKERGSVYANNANNRNGRFENRNKNNMHGTIGGLKKPNWSFENLKPFKKDFYIPHPNVQSRHPQEIDTFRQENQITLKGEKIPNPIQHFEEGNFPDHVMQCIRKQGFSEPTAIQAQGWPIAMSGQNMVGIAQTGSGKTLGYILPAIVHISSQQPLNRGDGPIALVLAPTRELAQQIQKVTYNFGYVRSTCIFGGAPKGNQARDLEHGVEICIATPGRLIDFLERGITNLRRCTYLVLDEADRMLDMGFEPQIRKIIEQIRPDRQVLMWSATWPKEVRNLAEEYLVDYTQLNIGSLTLSANHNILQIVDVCEEHEKQAKLQDLLQEISNVSPEGGKTIIFVETKKKVESITKTIRRCGWPAVCIHGDKSQLERDFVLTEFRRNKDSILVATDVAARGLDVDDVKYVINFDYPTSSEDYIHRIGRTGRSNNSGTSYAFFTPQNSRQAKGLINVLKEAKQVINPKLMELADRTGNDLARNRWGYGNYRRRETTFPKTHKRFDNLSYFDA, translated from the exons GACATATGGAGCTAGTTATCATGGTGGAAACTATAGAACAAAAGAAAGGGGATCTGTATATGCAAATAATGCTAATAACAGAAATGGACGATTTGAAAATCGCAACAAAAATAATATGCATGGCACCATTGGAGGCTTAAAAAAACCAAACTGGagttttgaaaatttaaagCCTTTTAAAAAAGATTTTTATATACCACATCCTAATGTTCAATCACGTCATCCACAAGAAATAGATACATTTAGACAAGAGAATCAGATTACTCTTAAGGGAGAAAAAATTCCTAATCCTATACAACATTTTGAAGAAGGAAATTTTCCTGATCATGTAATGCAATGTATTAGAAAGCAAGGATTTAGTGAACCAACTGCTATTCAAGCTCAAGGATGGCCAATTGCAATGTCTGGACAAAATATGGTTGGAATAGCACAAACTGGATCTGGGAAAACTTTAGGATACATCCTACCTGCAATTGTACATATTAGCAGTCAACAACCATTAAATCGTGGTGATGGGCCAATTGCTCTAGTTCTAGCACCAACAAGAGAATTGGCACAGCAAATTCAGAAAGTTACTTATAATTTTGGCTATGTAAGAAGCACTTGTATTTTTGGTGGTGCGCCAAAAGGAAACCAAGCTCGCGATTTAGAACACGGAGTTGAGATTTGCATTGCCACACCAGGACGACTAATTGACTTTTTGGAACGAGGTATAACTAATTTACGTAGGTGTACGTACTTGGTATTAGATGAAGCAGATAGAATGCTAGACATGGGTTTTGAACCTCAAATTCGAAAAATTATTGAACAAATTAGGCCAGATAGACAGGTATTGATGTGGTCTGCAACTTGGCCGAAAGAAGTTAGAAATCTTGCAGAGGAATATCTTGTAGACTATACACAATTGAACATTGGATCATTAACATTATCAGCTAATCACAATATTCTTCAGATTGTTGATGTCTGTGAAGAACATGAAAAACAAGCAAA ATTGCAAGATCTTCTTCAAGAGATTAGCAATGTTAGTCCAGAAGGTGGGAAGACAATAATTTTTGtagaaacaaagaaaaaggTGGAGAGTATTACTAAAACTATTCGTCGATGTGGGTGGCCAGCAGTATGTATACATGGCGACAAGTCGCAATTAGAAAGAGATTTTGTTCTTACAG AATTTAGAAGAAATAAGGATTCAATTCTTGTAGCAACAGATGTTGCTGCTCGTGGATTGG ATGTCGACGACGTAAAGTACGTGATCAACTTCGATTATCCAACTTCATCTGAAGACTACATTCATAGAATTGGTAGAACGGGCCGATCAAATAATTCAGGCACGAGTTATGCCTTCTTTACACCACAAAATAGCCGACAGGCTAAAGGTTTAATTAATGTACTTAAGGAAGCTAAACAAGTTATCAATCCAAAACTTATGGAACTTGCAGACAGAACTGGAAATGATCTTGCACGAA ATCGTTGGGGCTATGGAAATTATCGCAGAAGAGAAACTACTTTCCCTAAAACACATAAACGATTCGATAATCTAAGTTACTTTGACGCGTAG
- the LOC126918059 gene encoding mitochondrial thiamine pyrophosphate carrier-like encodes MDTSSKGNSNNLEHAIAGGVSGFVTRFACQPFDVVKIRFQLQVEPIANHHVSKYHSLLQAFYLIFKEEGISAFWKGHVPAQLLSVIYGTSQFYSYNVLIHEFHNFSLLNEWKYSTKFVAGAGAGFIATTISFPFDTLRTRLVAQSNNHVVYKGIFHSCSCIIRHESPKAFFYGLLPTVLQIVPHTGLQFAFYAFFSDMYKKYYKETDTSFFNSIISGSTAGLLAKTAVYPFDLSRKRLQIQGFKNGRKGFGTFFECKGLIDCLKLTIRKEGIKGLFKGLVPSQLKASMTTALHFTIYEQSLIVLRALRLYISEK; translated from the exons ATGGACACTTCATCAAAAGGTAATAGTAACAATTTGGAACATGCTATAGCAGGAGGTGTTAGTGGTTTTGTAACACGGTTTGCTTGTCAACCTTTCGATGTTGTGAAAATTAGATTTCAG TTACAAGTTGAACCTATTGCTAACCATCATGTTAGTAAATATCACTCTTTACTACAAGCATTTTACTTAATATTTAAGGAAGAAGGTATTTCAGCTTTTTGGAAAGGACATGTACCTGCTCAATTACTATCAGTTATATATGGGACTAGCCAG TTTTATTCATATAATGTGCTTATACATgagtttcataatttttcattacTAAATGAATGGAAATATTCAACAAAGTTCGTAGCTGGTGCAGGTGCTGGTTTTATAGCTACAACTATATCATTTCCTTTCGATACATTAAGAACCAGATTAGTAGCACAATCAAATAATCATGTAGTCTATAAAGGAATTTTCCATTCTTGCAG tTGTATAATACGACATGAATCTCCAAAGGCTTTTTTTTATGGATTATTACCAACTGTATTGCAAATTGTGCCACATACAGGTTTGCAATTTGCATTTTATGCATTTTTCAGTGATATGTATAAGAAATACTACAAAGAAACTGATACTAGTTTTTTCAATTCTATAATATCTGGTAGTACAGCTGGTCTATTAGCTAAAACTGCAGTATATCCGTTTGATCTTAGTAGGAAAAGGTTACAAATACAAGGATTCAAAAATGGTAGGAAAGGTTTTGGTACCTTTTTTGAATGTAAAGGACTTATAGATTGTTTAAAATTAACTATAAGAAAGGAAGGAATAAAAGGACTATTTAAAGGTTTAGTACCATCTCAATTGAAAGCTAGTATGACAACAGCATTGCATTTTACAATATATGAGCAAAGCTTAATAGTGTTAAGAGCCTTGAGATTATATATTTCGGAAAAGTGA